A region from the Brassica napus cultivar Da-Ae chromosome C8, Da-Ae, whole genome shotgun sequence genome encodes:
- the LOC125591153 gene encoding uncharacterized protein LOC125591153 has product MKKSKRENLLSPSSSWRENHNPPRRNSNSSAISSGCLPGFFKLFLCTFNFSSNRRKSITLGSKKQEQITIVYASPPEDASNVEGGGTVEPPLPRNEGVEEDAARVSLVGALEKCDRDLEELRRTIDVLKTAYLLQKKVSAETARDDFKFSSTVVGDAVVGTQMNKNTKTTLHETDTDTTMLSTMMNDHEYKNNTTYKVNHINLITRPDHYAMHDVIPKRATAESRDTAPIMVRRVRRSLMESVNEVSEDVESGQRREVGKIGLALHDHICRDLISETVHELSSFSHYDADECRKLTVDSANWYGRGSGRGHIRRGSTNSLPLDACRRKLVF; this is encoded by the exons ATGAAGAAGAGTAAACGAGAGAACTTGCTTTCTCCGTCATCTTCATGGCGGGAGAATCATAACCCTCCCCGGAGAAACTCAAACTCCTCCGCTATATCCTCCGGTTGCCTCCCCGGATTCTTCAAGCTCTTCCTCTGCACCTTCAACTTCTCATCCAACCGCCGCAAATCTATCACCTTAGGATCTAAGAAACAAGAACAGATAACCATCGTCTACGCCTCTCCTCCAGAAGATGCATCAAACGTAGAAGGCGGAGGAACCGTCGAGCCGCCGCTTCCACGCAACGAAGGAGTGGAGGAAGATGCTGCGAGGGTGAGTCTTGTGGGTGCGTTAGAGAAATGCGATCGTGACTTAGAGGAGCTTCGGAGAACCATCGACGTCCTCAAAACCGCTTACCTTCTTCAAAAGAAGGTTTCAGCGGAGACGGCACGTGATGATTTCAAATTCTCAAGCACCG TGGTAGGAGATGCCGTCGTGGGGACGCAAATGAATAAGAACACGAAGACGACACTACACGAAACAGACACTGACACAACAATGTTGTCGACGATGATGAACGATCACGAGTACAAAAACAACACAACCTACAAAGTCAACCACATTAATCTAATCACTAGACCCGACCATTACGCCATGCACGACGTCATTCCCAAGAGAGCAACGGCAGAGTCACGTGACACGGCGCCAATTATGGTGCGGAGGGTAAGAAGGAGCTTGATGGAGAGCGTGAACGAGGTTAGTGAGGACGTAGAATCTGGTCAACGAAGAGAGGTGGGTAAGATCGGTTTGGCACTTCATGACCATATCTGTCGGGATCTGATTTCGGAGACCGTTCACGAGCTATCCTCATTCTCCCACTACGACGCCGACGAGTGTCGTAAGTTGACGGTGGATTCTGCTAATTGGTACGGACGAGGAAGTGGACGTGGACACATCAGACGTGGAAGTACCAACTCACTCCCACTTGACGCATGTAGAAGAAAATTAGTGTTCTGA
- the BNAA09G36100D gene encoding uncharacterized protein BNAA09G36100D codes for MRCTIAWAGSTRHINKAKEESKMANPRRTVTENHRLSPLINLLKKPQAFPLLLSFFLFLTWITLRLQHSSHLSSHAKSHHHPDSEVLDGDDKVNLIRFDTASISPVRKDDRGWLLDPVTLARDSQLHGGAAMCVSIHVGEIKPGELRGNHRHHTCNETFVIWGAKTRFRLENHKVEKGYAEVLIGEDEVAVAVSPSGTAHAIVNVDPVRSTFLIGCQDSNMHNSSTSDYKVWKDL; via the exons ATGCGTTGCACTATTGCATGGGCTGGCTCAACCCGCCATATCAACA AGGCGAAGGAAGAGTCGAAGATGGCGAACCCTAGGAGGACAGTGACGGAGAACCATAGATTATCACCATTGATCAATCTACTGAAGAAGCCTCAAGCGTTTCCTCTGCttctctccttcttcctcttcctcacaTGGATCACTCTCAGGTTACAGCACTCTTCTCACCTCTCTTCGCATGCGAAGAGTCACCATCATCCTGATTCGGAAGTCCTCGACGGAGACGATAAGGTTAATCTGATCCGGTTCGATACAGCGTCGATTTCGCCTGTTAGAAAAGACGATCGCGGGTGGCTGCTTGATCCCGTTACTCTTGCTCGTGATTCTCAGCTCCACG GTGGAGCAGCCATGTGTGTTTCCATTCATGTTGGTGAAATCAAGCCTGGTGAATTGAGGGGAAACCACAGACACCATACTTGTAACGAGACGTTTGTCATATGGGGAGCCAAGACGAGATTCAGG CTGGAGAATCACAAGGTGGAGAAAGGCTATGCAGAAGTGTTAATTGGAGAGGATGAAGTAGCTGTAGCGGTTAGTCCTAGTGGCACAGCACATGCTATAGTAAATGTTGATCCTGTGCGTTCTACTTTCTTAATTGGCTGCCAAGACAGTAATATGCACAACAGCTCAACTAGCGACTACAAAGTATGGAAAGATCTTTAA
- the LOC125591155 gene encoding uncharacterized protein LOC125591155 isoform X1 — translation MGLAITVALPNCGTKFLPRRKGAFSLAVCFEFCSLCHFLHPARPSLVRHQRFSRRRSWTTVRSSVGGSRADPPSGSSSNKSSTRPRLLKAIQDLRTKLLVKIQEIKKDLPKKLLFLLVGFYSATAFSTFIGQTGDWDVLSAALAVIVVECIGALMYRASIPLINKMRSMITMFNYWKTGLALGLFLDSFKF, via the exons ATGGGATTAGCCATCACCGTGGCATTACCTAACTGTGGAACTAAGTTCTTGCCAAGGAGGAAGGGTGCTTTCTCCCTTGCCGTTTGCTTCGAGTTTTGTTCTCTCTGTCATTTCCTTCATCCTGCTCGGCCTTCATTGGTCAGACATCAAAG ATTTTCCAGGAGAAGGTCATGGACAACAGTTAGGAGCTCGGTTGGTGGGAGCAGAGCAGATCCACCATCCGGTTCTTCGAGCAATAAAAGCTCCACACGTCCAAGACTACTCAAAGCCATACAAGATCTCAGAACTAAGCTTCTGGTGAAAATTCAGGAGATAAAGAAAGATCTCCCCAAGAAACTGCTCTTTCTCTTGGTGGGATTCTACTCTGCAACTGCATTCTCTACGTTTATAGGACAAACAGGAGATTGGGATGTTTTATCCGCTGCATTGGCTGTAATCGTAGTCGAATGCATCGGAGCTTTAATGTACAGAGCATCCATTCCATTAATCAACAAGATGCGGAGCATGATAACCATGTTTAACTATTGGAAGACTGGACTTGCCCTTGGACTGTTCCTTGACTCATTCAA GTTTTAG
- the LOC125591155 gene encoding uncharacterized protein LOC125591155 isoform X2, with amino-acid sequence MGLAITVALPNCGTKFLPRRKGAFSLAVCFEFCSLCHFLHPARPSLVRHQRFSRRRSWTTVRSSVGGSRADPPSGSSSNKSSTRPRLLKAIQDLRTKLLVKIQEIKKDLPKKLLFLLVGFYSATAFSTFIGQTGDWDVLSAALAVIVVECIGALMYRASIPLINKMRSMITMFNYWKTGLALGLFLDSFK; translated from the exons ATGGGATTAGCCATCACCGTGGCATTACCTAACTGTGGAACTAAGTTCTTGCCAAGGAGGAAGGGTGCTTTCTCCCTTGCCGTTTGCTTCGAGTTTTGTTCTCTCTGTCATTTCCTTCATCCTGCTCGGCCTTCATTGGTCAGACATCAAAG ATTTTCCAGGAGAAGGTCATGGACAACAGTTAGGAGCTCGGTTGGTGGGAGCAGAGCAGATCCACCATCCGGTTCTTCGAGCAATAAAAGCTCCACACGTCCAAGACTACTCAAAGCCATACAAGATCTCAGAACTAAGCTTCTGGTGAAAATTCAGGAGATAAAGAAAGATCTCCCCAAGAAACTGCTCTTTCTCTTGGTGGGATTCTACTCTGCAACTGCATTCTCTACGTTTATAGGACAAACAGGAGATTGGGATGTTTTATCCGCTGCATTGGCTGTAATCGTAGTCGAATGCATCGGAGCTTTAATGTACAGAGCATCCATTCCATTAATCAACAAGATGCGGAGCATGATAACCATGTTTAACTATTGGAAGACTGGACTTGCCCTTGGACTGTTCCTTGACTCATTCAAGTAA